From the Achromobacter xylosoxidans A8 genome, the window CCTCGACTTCGGCGCCATGCTGATAGGCGATGCGCGCAAAGGCCGCTACAGCATATTCGGCGACCTGATCTACACCAAGATCGGCACGCAAGGAGATACGCCGCACGGCTTGCTGGCCAGCAGCGCGGACGTAAAGACTTCCACCTTCGCGGGACTGCTCGGGGTCGGCTATTCCGTGCTGGAAAACTCGCCGCATCAATTGGATGTGGTGGCCGGCTTGCGCGTCTGGTCGGTCGATACCGACATCACGCTCAAGGGCGCGCACCTGAATGGCAGAACGCGCAGCGACGGCGCCACCTGGGTCGACGGCCTGGTGGGCGTGCGCGGAAACTATGTCCTGAGTTCGAAGTACTACATCACCGGCTGGGGCCTGATCGGCGCGGGCGGGGCAGAAGCGGATTGGGATGTGGGCCTGGGCCTGGGCTACAACTTCAGCAAGAATGTCTCGGCGGCGATAGGCTATCGTGCGCTGGGCGTGGATTACAGCAGCGGCGGCTTCAAGTTCGATGCGGTGCTGCAAGGGCCGATGGCGGGCGTGACGATCCGCTTCTAGATGCGCTGGCGCAAAACAAAAAGGCCTTCGATACGAGATCAAAGGCCTTTCCATTTTCTTTGCTGTATTGACCAAGTGAACTTGGTGCGCCCGGCAGGATTCGAACCTACGACCCCCTGGTTCGTAGCCAGGTACTCTATCCAGCTGAGCTACGGGCGCTCCGGCAAAGAGGCAAAATTATATCAGAAAAATCTTGCCGTTTTTACTGCTTTTGCTACTGCTCTTGCCATTTACATGCTTATTCAATGCCGCACTGGCCGATTAAAACCAATCCAGAATCAAACTTGGTGCGCCCGGCAGGATTCGAACCTACGACCCCCTGGTTCGTAGCCAGGTACTCTATCCAGCTGAGCTACGGGCGCGTTTGCGTTTAAAAGCAAGCCTTGAATAATAGCGTTATTTCACGAAGCGCGCAAGTCAGACGCTGATAAATCCAAGCAAGGCTGCGACGGGCTCATGCCCGATCGAGCACGCTCAAGCCGTCCTGCCCGCCCCATCCAGCTTGGCCAGCAACACCCTCGCCTGCTCCACCACATCGCCGTCATTGGGCCGGAAGTCCAGCCGCAGCGCCTGCGGCAATTGCGTGAAGTGCGCGTGGCAGCTGCGCGCATAGGCCGGGTCGTAGTGGCGGTCTATCAGTTCCTGCGCCAGCGCGGCGCGCGCGCCGCTGTCGACCAGGGCCAGCCAGCCGCTCACGCGCTCGCGGCTGTGCAGGCCGATCATGCGCTGGAGCTGCGCCTTCAGCGATTCAGGATCGTCGAACAGATGCGCGTAATCCTGCAGCAAAAAGGCTGCGCGGTCCTCGCGGCTGGAGCGGACTTCGACGCACGGACTTGCATGCACCGCCGTCAACAGTGCCGCAGGCAAGGCGACCGCGCCGATCTTGCGACTTTCCGCTTCGACGAACACCGGCTTCGAGGCATCGAACGCGCGCAGGCTCTGTGCCAGCTGTGTATCGAAGCCCTTTTGCGAGGGCTGCGCAACGCCGGCCCAGGCGCCCAATAGCGAGCCGCGATGCGAGGCCAGGCGCTCCAGGTCCAGCGTCTGCGCGCCGGCCTGCTCCAACGCGTTCAACAAGCGCGTCTTGCCGCTGCCAGTGGGTCCGGCCAGCACGATGTAGCGCAAGCCCAAGGGCAGGCTTTCCAGCGCGTCCAGCGTGGCTTGGCGATAGGTCTTGTAGCCGCCGTCGAGCTGGCGCGCGCGCCACCCTATCATGTTGAACATCGTCGTCATGGCGCCGGAGCGCGTGCCGCCGCGCCAGCAATAGATCAACGGACGCCAGCCCTGGCGCCGGTCCGCGAAGGTGGTGTCCAGATGCGCGGCAATATTGCGCGCCACCAGCGCCGCGCCGACGCGCGAGGCCTCGAAGGGCGAGACCTGCTTGTACAGCGTACCCACCACCACGCGTTCTTCATTGCTCAGCACCGGAGCATTGATCGCGCCGGGAATGTGGTCGTCGGCGAATTCGAGCGGCGTGCGCACGTCGATGACTTCATCGAAATCGTCCAGCCGGTCGAGCGTGGCGAGCAGGTGTTTCAAGGGATCCGCGCCTGAAAGGGAATCTGCGATTTTCTCATGCGAGGCAGGCTCGCTCACATACTTGCCGCGAGCCCATGAAAAAACCCGCAATCACTTGCGTGATTGCGGGTTTTTTATCTCCGGTGCTGACCGAAGCCAGATCGGAGAGAATCTGGCGGAGATGGTGGGATTCGAACCCACGATGCAGTTTTTAGCCACATACTCCCTTAGCAGGGGAGCCCCTTCAGCCTCTCGGGCACATCTCCGAAGAGAACGAGATTCTAGCACGACTTTTTTCACTCTTGCCCGCTATCGGACATACATCGCAAAAAAAATCGTGCCGGAGTCTTATATCAAGCCTTTTCGCCAGGCGCCTGGTCCAGGCCGAAGGCCTTGTGCAGCGCGCGCACGCCCAGTTCCATGTACTTGTCGTCGATGATCACC encodes:
- the mnmH gene encoding tRNA 2-selenouridine(34) synthase MnmH; the encoded protein is MKHLLATLDRLDDFDEVIDVRTPLEFADDHIPGAINAPVLSNEERVVVGTLYKQVSPFEASRVGAALVARNIAAHLDTTFADRRQGWRPLIYCWRGGTRSGAMTTMFNMIGWRARQLDGGYKTYRQATLDALESLPLGLRYIVLAGPTGSGKTRLLNALEQAGAQTLDLERLASHRGSLLGAWAGVAQPSQKGFDTQLAQSLRAFDASKPVFVEAESRKIGAVALPAALLTAVHASPCVEVRSSREDRAAFLLQDYAHLFDDPESLKAQLQRMIGLHSRERVSGWLALVDSGARAALAQELIDRHYDPAYARSCHAHFTQLPQALRLDFRPNDGDVVEQARVLLAKLDGAGRTA